The proteins below are encoded in one region of Apium graveolens cultivar Ventura chromosome 4, ASM990537v1, whole genome shotgun sequence:
- the LOC141718304 gene encoding flavonol synthase/flavanone 3-hydroxylase-like, with the protein MSNSNAIPTVDLSPFFTIGDDEGMKKAKDLIHQACSTYGFFQVVNHGVPLELMNRAMQVSKTFFEFPDEEKLKSSPASGAPLPAGYSKQHEHSDDNNEYLLMFPPGSNFNVLPSNPPEFKNGAEELFSSFVKTGQLLEAIVAECLGLPSNFLQKFNDDRNWDFMVALRYFLATDSDNNGLSEHEDGNIITLVLQDDVGGLEVRKNREWIPVTPTEGTLIVNLGDVVQVLSNDKYKSATHRVVTTKGRKRYSYAFFYNLQGDKWVEPLPEFTRAIGELPKYRKFLYKDYQALRIRNKTHPPSRPEDVIHITHYSIPT; encoded by the exons ATGTCAAACTCGAATGCTATTCCCACAGTTGATCTCTCTCCATTCTTCACAATAGGAGACGACGAGGGTATGAAAAAGGCTAAAGATTTGATTCACCAAGCTTGTTCCACGTACGGATTTTTTCAAGTTGTGAACCACGGGGTGCCACTTGAACTCATGAATAGGGCGATGCAAGTCTCCAAGACATTTTTCGAGTTCCCTGATGAGGAGAAGCTCAAGTCTAGTCCTGCATCAGGGGCACCTCTTCCTGCTGGATACAGCAAGCAACATGAGCACTCGGATGACAACAACGAGTACTTGTTAATGTTCCCCCCAGGATCCAATTTCAATGTGCTCCCTAGTAATCCACCTGAGTTTAA GAACGGAGCTGAAGAATTGTTTAGTAGCTTTGTAAAGACCGGTCAGCTTTTGGAGGCCATTGTAGCTGAATGTTTAGGCCTGCCTTCAAATTTCCTTCAGAAATTCAACGATGACAGAAACTGGGACTTTATGGTGGCTTTGCGCTACTTCCTGGCAACTGACAGTGACAACAATGGTCTATCCGAGCATGAAGATGGAAATATAATCACACTGGTGCTCCAGGACGATGTTGGTGGCCTAGAAGTTCGAAAAAACAGAGAATGGATTCCTGTTACTCCCACAGAAGGCACACTAATTGTCAACTTAGGTGATGTTGTGCAA GTTTTGAGCAATGACAAGTATAAGAGTGCTACACACAGAGTAGTCACAACAAAAGGGCGAAAACGTTACTCGTATGCATTTTTCTATAATCTGCAAGGAGATAAATGGGTAGAGCCATTGCCAGAGTTCACTAGAGCAATCGGAGAGTTGCCGAAGTATAGAAAATTCTTGTACAAGGACTATCAAGCTCTGAGAATCAGAAACAAGACTCACCCTCCATCAAGACCTGAAGATGTCATCCACATTACACACTATTCAATCCCAACTTGA
- the LOC141717710 gene encoding flavonol synthase/flavanone 3-hydroxylase-like yields MSNPDVIPTVDLSPFFTTGDDEGKKNAKDLIHQACSTYGFFRVVSHGVPLELMTRAMKVSKTFFEFPDEEKLKSSPVSGSPLPAGYNKQPAHLADKNEYLMMFPPKSTFNALPTNPSEFKEVDEDLFSSFVNTAQLLETIVAECLGLPPTFLQKFNDDRNWDLMVALHYFQATDIENIGNSEHEDENIITILLQDEVGGLEVRKDDEWIPVTPIEGTLIVNRGDIVQVLSNDKYKSATHRVVRTKGRDRYSYAFFYNLEAEKWVEPLPEFSTSIGESPKYKRFVYKDYQALRMRNKTHPPSRSEDVINITHYSVPN; encoded by the exons ATGTCAAACCCTGATGTTATTCCCACAGTTGATCTCTCTCCTTTCTTTACAACTGGTGATGATGAGGGTAAGAAAAATGCTAAAGATTTGATACATCAGGCTTGTTCCACATATGGGTTTTTTCGGGTTGTCAGCCATGGGGTGCCACTTGAACTCATGACTCGAGCCATGAAAGTTTCCAAGACATTTTTCGAGTTTCCTGACGAGGAGAAGCTCAAGTCTAGTCCTGTATCAGGGTCACCTCTTCCTGCTGGATACAACAAGCAACCTGCGCATTTGGCTGACAAGAACGAATATCTGATGATGTTTCCTCCTAAATCTACTTTCAATGCACTCCCCACCAATCCCTCTGAGTTCAA GGAAGTAGATGAAGATTTGTTTAGCAGTTTTGTAAATACAGCTCAGCTGTTGGAGACCATTGTAGCTGAATGTCTAGGCCTTCCTCCAACTTTCCTCCAGAAATTCAACGATGATAGAAACTGGGATCTTATGGTAGCTTTGCACTACTTCCAGGCAACTGATATTGAGAACATTGGTAACTCTGAGCACGAAGACGAGAATATCATTACAATTCTGCTCCAAGACGAAGTTGGGGGCCTAGAAGTTCGAAAAGATGATGAATGGATTCCGGTTACTCCCATAGAAGGCACATTAATTGTCAACAGAGGTGACATTGTTCAG GTTCTCAGCAATGACAAATACAAGAGTGCTACACATAGAGTTGTCAGAACAAAAGGGAGAGACCGGTACTCATATGCATTTTTCTATAATTTGGAAGCAGAAAAATGGGTTGAGCCATTGCCGGAGTTTAGTACATCAATTGGAGAGTCACCAAAGTATAAACGGTTTGTGTACAAGGATTACCAAGCTTTGAGGATGAGGAACAAAACTCACCCTCCATCCAGGTCTGAAGATGTCATCAACATTACACATTATTCAGTTCCAAACTGA